The Desulfurellaceae bacterium sequence TTTGACGGACAGGGGCAGCGAGACGTGCAGCTTGCGAATCGCCTCCATGGCCAGGGCGTCAGACACCGGCTGGGGATTGACCGACCACAGGGCTTCGATTGCGTGGTCGAGCGCCTTGATGCCGGTCGCCGACCACAGCTGCCGGGGGGTTGGCAGGGTGACCTGGGGATCGAGCACAATCGTCTTGGGCACGATGCGGGGATCGACCCGCAGCCCCTTGACCCGGGTGGCCTCATCGGTGATCCCGGCAAAGGGGGTGAACTCGCCCGCCGACAGCGTGGTCGAAATCGCAATCTGGGGCATGTCGGCCTGGGTCTGACCGTCTTCGAGCAGTTCCAGAGCTACGATCTTGGCCGCGTCAATCGGGCTGCCGCCGCCAAAGCTGATGATGGCGTCGGCCTCGCGCTCGCGCGCCATGGCCACGGCTTCGTCAACCGTATGGCTCGGCACGTGCTGTTTGCAGCCGTTATACGTACCGGCCCAGCGCTCTCCGAGCAGGGCCTCAAATTTCTGGACCAGATCGGTTTTGGTCGATAGACTCTGGCCGGTCAGGACCAGGGCGCGTCGCTTGCCGAAACGCTCGAGTTCGCCGGGCACCCGCTCCAGCGCGCCGGCTCCGAAAATCACGTTCTCCAACTGGGGGAATTTATACTCGCGAACCATGCTTTCCTCCTTCTGGGCTCGGGGCCAGGAGCGCAAGACTCTTCGGCCTCTCGCGGCTCCCGATTATCCTGCCGGCCCCTCGGGTTTGTCAATGCGGCGCCGCTTGTCGGGCCGCCGGCTATGCGCTATTGCAGGCCGTGTCCCGGTCCGGATCAGGAGGTAGGCGTATGTCAAACTCTCTCAAGCGTGGTGGATATCTGGCCCTGCTCG is a genomic window containing:
- a CDS encoding iron-containing alcohol dehydrogenase, whose translation is MVREYKFPQLENVIFGAGALERVPGELERFGKRRALVLTGQSLSTKTDLVQKFEALLGERWAGTYNGCKQHVPSHTVDEAVAMAREREADAIISFGGGSPIDAAKIVALELLEDGQTQADMPQIAISTTLSAGEFTPFAGITDEATRVKGLRVDPRIVPKTIVLDPQVTLPTPRQLWSATGIKALDHAIEALWSVNPQPVSDALAMEAIRKLHVSLPLSVKEPDNVEARGECQVAAWLSIFGLGNVGVRLSHIFGHQIGARWDVPHGVTSCITIPHCMRFLAPETLPQQAKIAEAFGIQANGRSAEAVAAEAAEVVDAFIDGFDVPRRLRDVGAKEDELSIVAQAVIEESSLWHKQQGAEEAMLGLLTSMW